From Pan troglodytes isolate AG18354 chromosome 11, NHGRI_mPanTro3-v2.0_pri, whole genome shotgun sequence, the proteins below share one genomic window:
- the RRAGA gene encoding ras-related GTP-binding protein A: MPNTAMKKKVLLMGKSGSGKTSMRSIIFANYIARDTRRLGATIDVEHSHVRFLGNLVLNLWDCGGQDTFMENYFTSQRDNIFRNVEVLIYVFDVESRELEKDMHYYQSCLEAILQNSPDAKIFCLVHKMDLVQEDQRDLIFKEREEDLRRLSRPLECACFRTSIWDETLYKAWSSIVYQLIPNVQQLEMNLRNFAQIIEADEVLLFERATFLVISHYQCKEQRDVHRFEKISNIIKQFKLSCSKLAASFQSMEVRNSNFAAFIDIFTSNTYVMVVMSDPSIPSAATLINIRNARKHFEKLERVDGPKHSLLMR; encoded by the coding sequence ATGCCAAATACAGCCATGAAGAAAAAGGTGCTGCTGATGGGGAAGAGCGGGTCGGGGAAGACCAGCATGAGGTCGATAATCTTCGCCAATTACATTGCTCGCGACACCCGGCGCCTGGGGGCCACCATTGACGTGGAGCACTCCCACGTCCGATTCCTAGGGAACCTGGTGCTGAACCTGTGGGACTGTGGCGGTCAGGACACCTTCATGGAAAATTACTTCACCAGCCAGCGAGACAATATCTTCCGTAACGTGGAAGTTTTGATTTACGTGTTTGACGTGGAGAGCCGCGAACTGGAAAAGGACATGCATTATTACCAGTCGTGTCTGGAGGCCATCCTCCAGAACTCTCCTGACGCCAAAATCTTCTGCCTGGTGCACAAAATGGATCTGGTTCAGGAGGATCAGCGTGACCTGATTTTTAAAGAGCGAGAGGAAGACCTGAGGCGTCTGTCTCGCCCGCTGGAGTGTGCTTGTTTTCGAACGTCCATCTGGGATGAGACGCTCTACAAAGCCTGGTCCAGCATCGTCTACCAGCTGATTCCCAACGTTCAGCAGCTGGAGATGAACCTCAGGAATTTTGCCCAAATCATTGAGGCCGATGAAGTTCTGCTGTTCGAAAGAGCTACATTCTTGGTTATTTCCCACTACCAGTGCAAAGAGCAGCGCGACGTCCACCGGTTTGAGAAGATCAGCAACATCATCAAACAGTTCAAGCTGAGCTGCAGTAAATTGGCCGCTTCCTTCCAGAGCATGGAAGTTAGGAATTCCAACTTCGCTGCTTTCATCGACATCTTCACCTCAAATACGTACGTGATGGTGGTCATGTCAGATCCGTCGATCCCTTCTGCGGCCACTCTGATCAACATTCGCAATGCCCGgaaacactttgagaagctggaGAGAGTGGATGGCCCCAAGCACAGTCTCCTTATGCGTTGA